Genomic DNA from Clostridium sp. BJN0013:
AAATAGAGAATGTGTGTGATAAAGTTATTTTTATAGATAATGGCAAAATTGTTGACATACTAAATATTAGGCAATTGCGAAACTCACTGATAAAAATGAATTGAGGAGTAGGGGGAATTTCAAAAAAGATAATTAGAAGATTAAAGGTGATTTTCCTGATTTGTAATGGCTAAATAGAAAAAAAGGGTGCAAGAAATAGAACCATGATTAATTCTAAAATTTAAAAATAGCTGATATTTATGCAATTAATGGTTTTAGACTTCTGATATATTCATGCTTGTGTATTTTATTGGCTATAACAACTGTTATTAGCTGGGTTATGCCTGAAAGAAGTAAGTCAGCATGAAGAGTTTTTTCATTTTGTGTTCTACGGTTTGCAATGCAATAGCTGTTTTTAAAATGTCCAATGCTTTTTTCAACAGTAGAACGAATTTTATAAGTATAATTCCAATCTTGGGAACCACGAGTTGTTCCTGGGTATGCACGCAAATTTTTTTCTGGATAAATGTAGAACATTCTGCCACAAGATGATTTAGTACAAGGATCTTCACAAAGAGTTTTTCGTTTACTCTTTTTCGTTTCTTTATTATAAATCCATTTCATTTTAGGGCAAACGAATTTCATTGTTGGAATTTCTGAGCGTAAGTGTGATTTGCTGCCTTCTTGCTTCATGGGTAGTGAATGATCATGAGGGCAGCATGGAATACCATCTTCATTCAAAGGACAATCGGATTCTTCTGGTGCAAGCTTAGTTTTTAGTGGAATATATGCTTTTTCAAACTTTAGTTCTTGAAAAAGATATTGATAAATTTCAATACTATCAAAAGCAGCGTCACCTAAAAAAGTTTTAGGATTTATCAAAGGATGTTTTTCAAAAAAATCCTTAAGGACAGGTATAAGTGCTTTAGAATCAGCAAGGGACTTATCTTCATCAGGAGAATTGGATTTTTTCTCAACAACGATATCTGGATGAGTTTTAAGGAAATCTTGGTTGTAAAATGAAATATCTCTCACAATACCAAGGCCGTTGGTTACAATGCCAAATTTAAAAGCGTAACAAAAATGACCGTTAATGTACATCTGCTGGATGGCTGGATTAGCTGCAGCATGAGAAGGCATAGCCCTGTAAGCAGCTTTATAAGGGTCATAAGAATCATCCAGACCATGTGTCTTCTTAAAAGCTTTAAGTTGTTTTATGATGCGGTTAGCATATTTAGGGTTGTTTTCAGTGACGAAAGCTTCAATACCAGAAGTATCAAAGATAGTCATAGAAGCAAGGTTCTTATCAATTTGTTGACATATTGGCTCAGTAATATTAACAAGATTATGGAACATTGATTGTAAGTCCAAAATAAAATCTTGTCTAAAGCGTGTGAATTTAGAAGCATCAGGAACTTTGGTGAAACCGCAAAAATCCCTCAACTCTTTTGAATATTTAAGAAAAATAATCAAAAGGGAATCTGTAGGAATAGAAAAAATACGCTGCAAAATCAAAGCACGAAGCATGGCATAAAGTGTATATTTACGAGGTCTTCCAGTAGAAGCATAAAAATGATTTATAAAAGAAACTGGAACTAAATCATCCAGATCAATAGTATCTTCAAGTAAAGAAAGAAACTGGGGCTTGTTGTTTTCAAATTTTTCTTTGCAATCAGAAAAAACTTCTGCCAAAGAAAGCTGTTTATATGGTATCATAAGTATATAACTCCTTTCTGAGGTATATGGTGATTTTGTTTCTTGGCAATTCAATTTTACCATAAATCAGTGAGGAGTTATTCTATTTTACAACAAAAAATATACCGCATTTATGCGGGTTATAGCGTTTCGCAAACCCTATTACTAAATATGGATGAAAGGAATAAAAAAAGTATTGGGAAAACTATATTTATAAAAACAAACATGAATAAAGAGGCAGTAAAGATTATAGAGAATATAGAGAATATAGAAATAATTGATATAAAAGAAAAAAGTGTTGTAATTTATATAAAGGACAATTCACTTGATACTTTTAGAATATTAAAACAATTACATGACAATGGTATTGAAGTACAAGATTTTCACGAAAAAAAGGAAAGTTTAGAAGATATATTTATGAAAGTTGTTGGGAGAAAAAAACATGATTAATTTTATATATGAAGAATTAAAAAGAATAGTGATAAAGAAAAAATATATGTTAATTATGATTTTCCTAATAATAATCATTTTTGGCATATTAATGATTAGATTTATAGGAAGCAATGAAAAAAATATAACTAAATTGGAGAGTGCAATAGGATACTTTAAAAAAGCTGAAGTATCAACTTATGATAAAGATAAAAAAGAATATTATAAAAACCAAATAAATGTTGAACAACAAATCCTAAATAATTTAAAAAATCAGAAAAAAGAAAATTATGACGAAACTAAAGTTGATAATACAATAAATTTGTTAAATAAACAATTAAAATCTCAAAATGATGATAATATAAATCAACAAATATTAAAATTACAATATTATAAGGAGCATGATATAAATAAAAAAAACTTAATGGCAGAAGGTATGCAAAATGCCATCCAAATATTAGGCATATTGTTTCCCATACTTTTAGGATTTATATTAACTGCAGTAGCATCCGATATAATCTCTGGAGAATATTCACCAAATACAATAAAATTATTAATTACAAGACCAATTTCACGTGGGAAAATTATAATAGGGAAAATATGTTCGTTATCAATCGTAAGCAGTGTCATTGTTGCTATTAGTTTTATAATTATTTCTGTTGAATGTGGTATTGTATATGGCTTTAGTGATTATAAGCTTCCAATTATGGTAGGTAAAAGATATGTACAAGATAAATCTATAGTAATAACAGAAATAACATCTCAAATGAAATATATAAAAGGAAGTGGTGAGTTGATTTCGAATGTAAGTGCTATAATAATAATGGCACTTATGCTAATAATAGTATCAATAGCATTAATATCGTTTTTAGTATTTATCTCTATTGTTTGCAAAAATTCTTTAAGTTCAGCACTGTTAAGCATAGGCATATCAATAATTTTAGAGAGTTTAATGTTTTATGAATGTGGTTTTGATCAAGTTAAACATAGAATATTTATAGGAGCATTACTTCAATTTTTTCCATATACTTTTTTAAATGTTGGAGATACAATCACGGGAGACTTAGCATTAAAAACTAATATACCATACATGAATGTAAACTATTCCATAACTATATGTGTAATATGGATTATAATTATGATTATCTCAAGTGTATTTATTTTTAAAAATAAAAATATTGATTGATACTATAAAAAATATATTCTCCTTTTTTTATTAAAAATGGACACAATTCTGATTTTTATGAAAGGCTGTGATTATTTAAAAGATTGACATGTACTCGAATTGATGAACACATATGAGTTAGATATAATAATCATATGGAGGAGATAAGAAATGTCAGGCAATAGTAACAGGTATAATGCAGAATTTAGGGAAGATGCTGTTATTACCCAGGAGGAATTCTTTAAAGATGTATCTGCTACAGGCAATATAAATACAATTGAGAAAAATAGTAAACAGTATAAAGTAGGCACTACCGTTAATCCAGAAAAATTAATAGATAAACTTGAAAAAGAAAAATAAGTGATATAATTGTTTCAGAATTTTAACCAATAAGGGTGAGTTAAGTGGAAGAAAAAATATTAATTGTAGATGATGATGCAGATATAAGAGAAATGCTTGTAAATTATTTTACTAAAGAAGGTTATATTGTACAAGCTGCATGTAATGGAGAAGATGGGATTCAGATTGTAAAATCAAAGTCAATCTCTTTAATACTTCTGGATGTGATGATGCCTAAAATGGATGGCTACACAATGCTCATTAAACTCAGGAAATTTTCAAACATACCTGTTATATTGCTTACTGCAAAAGGACAGCAGGTAGACAAAATAAAAGGATTTATAGATGGGTGTGATGATTATATAGTAAAGCCCTTTGATTTTACTGAACTTTCATTAAGAGTTATGGCTATACTTAGGAGAACTAAGATTAGTAGTGCAGTACAAAATCATATTCTCAAGGTTAAAAATATTGAAATCAATACTTTAGAACATACAGTAAAAAAAGATAGTGTGGAAATAGTATTAACTCCAAAGGAATATGAAATTTTATACACGTTGGCATACAATCGAGGTAGAGTGTACTCAACCAAAATGCTTTATGAAATGCTGTGGAAAGATAACTTTATGCAAAATGACAATACTGTGACAATGCATATTAAAAATTTGAGGGAGAAGCTTGGTGACAGTGTTAAACAGGGTAAATATATAAAAACTATCTGGGGAGTAGGGTATAAAATTGAAAAGAATATTTAAGCTTAGGAGTGAATTAGTTTTTTGTGCAATTATTTCGTTAATTATATCAGTTATACTTGTAGTTTTTTTGAAGGAATTTGTTTTAGGCTCTTTTCTAAATGATTCTAAAGATACTACAAAATATGTACATGAAGATATGATTGCTAAAGTTGAACAGGACTTAAAAAATATGAATATCAATGATTCTAATAAATTGCAAAAATATATGGATGAAAAATTCAGCATGTTATACTTTATTTTTATAGTACATAAAGATGGAAAAATAATAGCTTCAAATAACAAGGAAATAGAAAGTATAGATGCTAATAAAATTGTAGATGGTAAAAAAACATTTAAATTTTTGAATGCACATAGGGACAACTTAGTTAAAATAACTAGATGTGATTATTTAAAAGACGGATGTTATTTATACTATATATATATTGGTTATGGGAAATTAGAAAATGGAAATATTGTAGGTATAATGATATTTATAATTTTTGTAATTATTTTTTTCTTACTTATATGGAGACGTATATCCTATGTATCTAAAATAAAATCAACAGTTAGAAATATTACAGAAGGTAATTTATCTAATCGTGTTCCATTGAAGTACAAAAATGAACTACGTGAGCTTGCTGAAGACATAAATTACATGGCTTTAAAGATTGAAAAAGAAGAAAAAAATAGAAATGAATTCTTGACTAATATAGCCCATGATCTAAGAACACCATTGACTACTATTCTTGGATACATAAATATGATTAGGAATGATAAATATGAGTCAAGAGATGAACTTAACAATTATATAGACATAATGGATAAAAAAGGGCTTTATTTAAAAAGGATGCTTGACGATTTTTTTGAATACTCAAAACTCTCATCTAATGATATTGTCCTTGAAAAACAAAAACTTGAAGTAAATGAATTGGCACGTCAGATATCAGAAGAAGAGGAAGACGAATTCATGCAAAAAGGACTGAAACTTTCACTTAAGTTGCCACAAGAATCTGTTTATATTGAAGCAGATCCTAATTTATTCTTAAGAGCAGTGAATAATCTCTTAAGTAATGCATTTAAATACTCCAAACAGAATACAATTGTTGAGTTTAGTGTTAATAAAGAAATTTTTAATAACGCATTTTATGCAGTACTTTGTGTGTCAAATATACCCTATGACTTAATTCCCAATAGTGATCTAGAAAATTTTTTTGAGAGATTATATAAAAAGGACTCATCAAGGCAAAAAGAAGGTAGTGGTTTAGGATTATCAATTGTTAAAAATATAATAAAGCTTCATGGAGGATTTGTAGAAGTCTATAGGAAAGGCAGTAGATTAGTATTCAAAATATATCATCCATGTTAGAAAAGAGCAAGAAAGTTTATATTTTAAGGTAGATTCTAAAACAATTTATGAAATTCTAGTATAGATAAATCGGAAAAACCCATGCTAAAACATATTTTAATTCATTACTTATTATTTTCAGCATAATATTTTAGAGCTTCTCCGATAAATTTAGACGTACCCTTCCCATATCTCTTATCTGCAGTATTCATTTACTCCTCACTATCTATTTATTAATAAAAACTATTTAATTTTTATTTTTGTTGGATTTATATTTACATAAGATTCACCATTTGAATAATTAAGTTGATTTATCACCAGATATAATTTATTTATTTTGTTAAAGTAAGGGCTTTCAAATGATAAATTTACACAATTTTCCGAATCCATACTTACCAAAGCATTTCCTGAAATACTATATTTATTTCCTTTCTCATCTGTCAAATAAGGCAATTTGCTATTATCCCCTCCAATTATTCTTCCAATTGAGTTACATTGAGATTTATTGATACTATTTTTACCTAATTGTATCCTAATTTCAGTATGGGTAGGGTAGATTTTTACACTTTTTAAAGTGAAATCAGTATTATTAATTGAAAATGGAATATTATTATATTCTTCTGGTTTTTGTGATTTTAGGTTTTTGTCAAGTTTTATTTCAAAATTCCAATTGCCAGATATATTTTTTGGCTCTCTATTGAATTTTGAAGTAAAATTACTGTAAGCTTCTTTAGAGTAAGACATATTATATGCTTCAGTAATACCTGAAACCATTAAATTTATTTCATCAGGTATTTTCATATCCTTTATACTTATTAACTCTATTGAACCAAAAGTTTTCTTATTTTGGGAATAATTTTTAATAGAATTACCTAATGATGAAATTATGCATTTATAATTTGTATTGCTTAACGATAAGCTATCTTCATTTTTATTATTCAGCTTAGGCGGAAGTATTTGTGACCTAAAATCATTACTACTCAAGAGAGTTTTTCCATTGTTATCATTTATAGAAAATTTTTCTAACAAAAGATTTTTGATATCCTCATCAGCCATTGTTCCATTTAACGTATATAATATAAATATATCTTTATCATCTGTAATTACATTATCAATAGTAATACTTATATTTTTATCTTTTTGAATTTTACTTATATCTTGAGATAAATTTTGATTTACAGCACTATTTATATTTTTATCATAATGAAATTGTACGGCATTGGCTATAGATGATATTACAGGCACATCATTTAATGACTCTGCAAAAGCAGGCACAAAATTAACACTACTAATAAAAATAATAATCAATGAAGCTATCGCAGCATTAATCTTAATCAGTCTTAGTTTTATAGTTCTTATTTTTTTATCCCTCTTCGCTTTTGAAATAGATTTTTTAATTACGTCATCAAGCCTGTTTGATATAGTAATTTTTTCAAATCCATTTTTAGGATCATACTTCATTTAAATATACCCCTTTTCTAATTCAACTTTTAATTTTTTTAATGCTCTTCGTAAATAAACTTTTACCGTACCTTCCGGATATTCCAAAAGTTTAGAAATTTGAGGAATAGTCATATCCTGAAAATATTTTAAAATAATTAAGTTTTTATATTTTATACTCAAATTATCCATAGCATTATATAAGTCAATATTTTTAGATATGTTAAATTCCATTTCTGAAATATTGCTATCTTTATCTAATAAATTATAATCATCTACATAAACAATATTTTTATTACTTTTCAATTTATTTATAGATAAATTTATGAGTATTTTTATAATCCAACTGCTAAAATACTGTGATTCTCTTAATTTATTTATATTCATATAAGCTTTATATACAGTATCACTCACAATATCCAAAGCATCCTGTTCATTTTTAACGTATATAAACGCCATTTTATAAAGATTTTCTTTATAAGAATTTATTAACTCAACAAATGATGTATCATCCCCTTTTTTAGCATTATTCACAAGAATTTGAATTTTATCTGTTTCTTTCACTACCTCACTCCTCTATAAAAACATCTGAGAATAATTTATCATACACTAATTAGACAATTTTAATATATAAAAAGTTACACTTAATACCAATTATTGAGTTAAAAAAGTTAATAAAATTTCTAAATAAAAAAATAAATTATCATAATTTACGATAATTTATTTTAAAATTGGGTTTATTTTTTTAAAAATGTGCTATAATATAGTTAAAAGAAGTCGTTGCGGTTTTTTATAATTGAATGTAATTTTTAATTAAACTAAATGTACTTTGAGAGAGTGCATTTAGTTTTTTGAGTTTTTATCTTTAATACTGTCAACAGTAATTGAAATTTCATTATCACTGTCTTTGAAGCTGTTCTTAAATTTAAGAATAGCTTTTTCTTTTAGGTATGCTAGTATAGCAAAAATACTTACTATACTTACTATAGCAACGCATACTATAGATGTAATAACAATATCATCACTCATTGTGCCACCTCCCCTGCTGTCAATTAACCGCAATGACCTCTTTGTGAGAAATAAAACCTGGAAGGTGGCTAACTAAAAATCTTTTATTTTCTCATAAATATTATATCATAACAGAAGATAATTATATAGAAATTTAAGTACCTTTCAAGCCATTTTTCTACAAGCTCTGTACGCCTTTTCCCTATTATCTTTGTTACAGTAGGGGTGTCGCCAACATTTCCAACAAAACCCACGCTAAGACATAAAATGGATAATATTTTCAACTATTATGCTTTACATAATAGTTAAATTCATTTATAATAATATTAACTAATATGTAATGCAATATAGATGAGGTTAGGAGGGATATTTTGAAGCAAACTCAGCTTTTGAAAGGTGTACTTAAAGGATGTGTTCTTCTGATTGTTTTGGGAAATGAAGTATATGGATATGAAATGGTACAGTTGTTAAAAGAATATGGGTTTAAGAAAATAGTTGCAGGTACTGTGTATCCATTATTACAAAAATTAGAAAAACAAGGGTATCTTTCAAGTACAATAAAACCTTCACCAGAGGGTCCAGATAGAAAGTACTATCATATAACTCCAGAAGGAAGGATTCATTGTGAAGGATTTATTGAACAGTGGGAAGATTTAGCATCTACTGTTAACAATCTGATATGTTTGAAAGGAGAAAAACTATATGAGTAAACAAGGTAATTCTGTGGAAAAAATGATTGAAGAGAATAATAAATTACGAGAAAAACTAACAGATAATAACAAAGAATATTATGAAAAGCTGTTGTTGTATATTCGCAGCGCTGGTTTATTTTACGACGATTATGAAGTAGAAAGTTTATTACTACAAATTTTACAAGATATAATATCTGCTCAAAACCATGGACAATCCGCAGAAGAGTTCTTTGGAAAAAATCTGCAGGTGGCAGCAGATGAATTAATTCACAATCTTCGAAAATCCAGCAAGAAAGAAATATTCAAACTAATAGGTTTAGTCTTTAGTATTAGTTCTTTCTTTTATCTATTGGGTGTATTAACTACTAAGGATAGAGGGATAAATATACTTGTGCTAATTTTAAATGGCTTATTAAGTTTTTTAGTTGTGGGAATCGTATTTTTCATACTACACAAGGGCATTTATAAAAAAATCATTACAAAAAAATTTACTGATTTTCTGTTTATATGGCTCTTTTTTGTTTTGATTATCGGGTTGTTTGTATTGATTCAATTATTTACTCCTTCCATTTTAACGGTATACTTATCGAACTTATCAGGAATTTGTATGATATCCATATTGCTTATTGGTATTACTGTATTCACATTTACTCGTAATAATCAAGTTAGACAGAGTTGGTGGACCTTTTTACCTTTTGTATGGATTTTAGGGGTTATCGGGATTGTCTCAAGATTACCCTTAATGGAAAATTATATATCAAGTAATAATGGTAAAATCATGATAATATTATTGACTGTTTTTGGACTAATCCTTTTTTATGGATTGACCTATTTAAACTTCAGAAAGGAAAAATAGATTTTTTCCACTTAATTAAATATGAAATAGAAAAATTGGACTTGATATTGTTTGAAGGCGAGTTCAATAATAAATATGTAAAATTTATATATAATTTTAATTTATAAGGGAACAATATATTTGTAAAAAAGTTTAAGGAGGGAAAATTTATGGTAACTGGTGAAAAACAATTAGATTCCGGCAATTTAAAGGTATTAAAGGATCAAATAGGATATGAAGCACTGATGAATAAAAAATTTAATGATTGTTCAGGAAAGTGCGGTGATGTTCAAATAAAGAATTTGTGCAGTGAAGCTGCTCAAGTTCACAAACAAAATTTTGTTTCTTTAAAAACATACTTGGATTCACATCAATAAAAGAGAGGAGAATTAGAATTATGGATGAAAGAGAACTTATGCAGGACCTTTTAACTAGTGAAAAACAGGTTATTTCAGCGTATAGTACAGGGATAACAGAAACTTCTTGTGTCAATTTAAGAAATACTCTGGTAAACAATTTCAAGAATGCTCAGGATGTTCAATACAAAATTTTTGATACTATGAGACAGAAAGGTTGGTATCCTACAAAGGATGCTCAGGCAACAGAGGTACAACAATTGAAAGATCAGTCTAATCAGATGATGAGTTCATTGAAATAGTGGAAATATGAAGTATTTAGGATAATCCACTGAGGATAAAATGGAGCGGTATAAATGTGCAATGCGTGTATTTTTAAAGTGCACGTCATTTATATTGCTCCATAACTATTTTAAAAAATCAGATATAATAATATTATGGCAGAACTCTACTTGAATTTAAAAATCACTTGATAAACATAATAAATATTGTAGAAACTACTCCAAAATTTCTGGATTTATCGTATAATGTTAATAAGATAACTACATATTATGATAAAAATGGATTTTAATCAAGTGATTCTTAGGTTCAGGTGGAGTTCGCTATAGAGAAATACCTATCTCCATCTGAACCTTAGAAGAACTTATCCAGGCGCGTAGCAGTGTTTATCTCCCACTTTGAAGAAGATGGGAGTGTTATCAATGGTAGCGTTCGGATAAAAATTATATAATACGTAAGAGAAAGGAAGAGTGTTTATGCCTTATATAAATTCAAGACTTACAATGGAACTTTCAAAAAAGCAAAAGGAAGATTTAAAGAGAAAAATGGGAGAAATTATTGGAGAAATTCCAGGAAAATCTGAAGAATGGCTTATGGTAAGTTTTGATGATAATAAAACTGTTTATTTTAGAGGAAAAGAAATGGATAAAGCAGCTTTTGTGGAGGTAAAGATATTTGGAACTACTGAAAGGGAATATAAAAATAAGGTTACCCATTTAATATGTTCTCTTTATGAAAAAGAGCTTGATATACCAGGAGACAGCATATATATAACTTTTAGTGAGGTAAGGGACTGGGGTTTTAATGGTAAATTATTCTAAGCATTTAGAATATAGTACTAGGCTGAGGGGGATTATTTATGGAGGAGAAAAAACAACGTGAACTTGAGGAATTAAGTGATGAAGTGGATATAATACTTTCATATAAAGATACTATATCCACAGAGGAAATAAATAATTTTGTAAATAAATTCTCCTTATTATCTGAATATGAGATAAGAGAAAAAATAAAAGAGTTAACTGGAGACAGTCTATATATACAGGAATCTGATGACAAAGCCATAGAAGAAAAGCAATATGAAGATATAAAAAAAATAGAGATCATGGAAAGTACAGAAGAGGATTTAAAACCGCATAATAATGCATCTCAGGACTCTGAGGCTAAAAGTATGTCAGAAAATGAACCTTTCTATAATACACCAGAGGAAGTATTTGATATAAATAATATTCCAGAAGTTTCTTTTGTAAAGGCCGAAGTGAAGTATGGACAGCTCTCTTTGGAGTGGGGATGGCCCCGGGGTATAAACAAGGTTATGCTGTGTTATAGAATGGATAGGTTTCCTTCAGGATATAAGGATTCTTCTGCCCATCAGATTTTAATAGAAAAAAAAGATCCTTCTTCTGCAGGAGATTATATAATGGATAGGGTAGTGGAGGGAAACTACTATTTTTCCATTTATACTTTAGTTGAATGTGGAGGAAAAATGATATTTTCCCAGGGTCAAAGAAGACTTGTAATAAATAAGATACCTCAGGAAATATTTTATGAGATAAAAATAAGAAGAAATATTTTAGGTAAATTAAAAAGTGCGGAGTTGATTTTATCTACAGATAAAAAAGAAATAAATGTTCCACCGCTTGTTTTGATTGGTAGAGTGGGGAATATGCCTCTTCAAAAATCCCAGGGAGAAACTCTGGTTACCACAGATTATCAAACTTTTACAAAGAATGAAAGATTATCTTTTCCCATATCAACTGACAGTATAGGAAGAAATATGTATGCAAAATTATTTTTTGTAGAAGATATAAACAGTAAAATGTATAGAATAATATCTCCGGCAAA
This window encodes:
- a CDS encoding DUF4162 domain-containing protein codes for the protein MDERNKKSIGKTIFIKTNMNKEAVKIIENIENIEIIDIKEKSVVIYIKDNSLDTFRILKQLHDNGIEVQDFHEKKESLEDIFMKVVGRKKHD
- a CDS encoding ABC transporter permease produces the protein MINFIYEELKRIVIKKKYMLIMIFLIIIIFGILMIRFIGSNEKNITKLESAIGYFKKAEVSTYDKDKKEYYKNQINVEQQILNNLKNQKKENYDETKVDNTINLLNKQLKSQNDDNINQQILKLQYYKEHDINKKNLMAEGMQNAIQILGILFPILLGFILTAVASDIISGEYSPNTIKLLITRPISRGKIIIGKICSLSIVSSVIVAISFIIISVECGIVYGFSDYKLPIMVGKRYVQDKSIVITEITSQMKYIKGSGELISNVSAIIIMALMLIIVSIALISFLVFISIVCKNSLSSALLSIGISIILESLMFYECGFDQVKHRIFIGALLQFFPYTFLNVGDTITGDLALKTNIPYMNVNYSITICVIWIIIMIISSVFIFKNKNID
- a CDS encoding response regulator transcription factor — translated: MEEKILIVDDDADIREMLVNYFTKEGYIVQAACNGEDGIQIVKSKSISLILLDVMMPKMDGYTMLIKLRKFSNIPVILLTAKGQQVDKIKGFIDGCDDYIVKPFDFTELSLRVMAILRRTKISSAVQNHILKVKNIEINTLEHTVKKDSVEIVLTPKEYEILYTLAYNRGRVYSTKMLYEMLWKDNFMQNDNTVTMHIKNLREKLGDSVKQGKYIKTIWGVGYKIEKNI
- a CDS encoding histidine kinase dimerization/phospho-acceptor domain-containing protein gives rise to the protein MKRIFKLRSELVFCAIISLIISVILVVFLKEFVLGSFLNDSKDTTKYVHEDMIAKVEQDLKNMNINDSNKLQKYMDEKFSMLYFIFIVHKDGKIIASNNKEIESIDANKIVDGKKTFKFLNAHRDNLVKITRCDYLKDGCYLYYIYIGYGKLENGNIVGIMIFIIFVIIFFLLIWRRISYVSKIKSTVRNITEGNLSNRVPLKYKNELRELAEDINYMALKIEKEEKNRNEFLTNIAHDLRTPLTTILGYINMIRNDKYESRDELNNYIDIMDKKGLYLKRMLDDFFEYSKLSSNDIVLEKQKLEVNELARQISEEEEDEFMQKGLKLSLKLPQESVYIEADPNLFLRAVNNLLSNAFKYSKQNTIVEFSVNKEIFNNAFYAVLCVSNIPYDLIPNSDLENFFERLYKKDSSRQKEGSGLGLSIVKNIIKLHGGFVEVYRKGSRLVFKIYHPC
- a CDS encoding DUF4179 domain-containing protein yields the protein MKYDPKNGFEKITISNRLDDVIKKSISKAKRDKKIRTIKLRLIKINAAIASLIIIFISSVNFVPAFAESLNDVPVISSIANAVQFHYDKNINSAVNQNLSQDISKIQKDKNISITIDNVITDDKDIFILYTLNGTMADEDIKNLLLEKFSINDNNGKTLLSSNDFRSQILPPKLNNKNEDSLSLSNTNYKCIISSLGNSIKNYSQNKKTFGSIELISIKDMKIPDEINLMVSGITEAYNMSYSKEAYSNFTSKFNREPKNISGNWNFEIKLDKNLKSQKPEEYNNIPFSINNTDFTLKSVKIYPTHTEIRIQLGKNSINKSQCNSIGRIIGGDNSKLPYLTDEKGNKYSISGNALVSMDSENCVNLSFESPYFNKINKLYLVINQLNYSNGESYVNINPTKIKIK
- a CDS encoding sigma-70 family RNA polymerase sigma factor, whose protein sequence is MKETDKIQILVNNAKKGDDTSFVELINSYKENLYKMAFIYVKNEQDALDIVSDTVYKAYMNINKLRESQYFSSWIIKILINLSINKLKSNKNIVYVDDYNLLDKDSNISEMEFNISKNIDLYNAMDNLSIKYKNLIILKYFQDMTIPQISKLLEYPEGTVKVYLRRALKKLKVELEKGYI
- a CDS encoding PadR family transcriptional regulator: MKQTQLLKGVLKGCVLLIVLGNEVYGYEMVQLLKEYGFKKIVAGTVYPLLQKLEKQGYLSSTIKPSPEGPDRKYYHITPEGRIHCEGFIEQWEDLASTVNNLICLKGEKLYE
- a CDS encoding DUF1129 family protein encodes the protein MSKQGNSVEKMIEENNKLREKLTDNNKEYYEKLLLYIRSAGLFYDDYEVESLLLQILQDIISAQNHGQSAEEFFGKNLQVAADELIHNLRKSSKKEIFKLIGLVFSISSFFYLLGVLTTKDRGINILVLILNGLLSFLVVGIVFFILHKGIYKKIITKKFTDFLFIWLFFVLIIGLFVLIQLFTPSILTVYLSNLSGICMISILLIGITVFTFTRNNQVRQSWWTFLPFVWILGVIGIVSRLPLMENYISSNNGKIMIILLTVFGLILFYGLTYLNFRKEK
- a CDS encoding spore coat protein, translated to MDERELMQDLLTSEKQVISAYSTGITETSCVNLRNTLVNNFKNAQDVQYKIFDTMRQKGWYPTKDAQATEVQQLKDQSNQMMSSLK
- a CDS encoding phenylpyruvate tautomerase MIF-related protein codes for the protein MPYINSRLTMELSKKQKEDLKRKMGEIIGEIPGKSEEWLMVSFDDNKTVYFRGKEMDKAAFVEVKIFGTTEREYKNKVTHLICSLYEKELDIPGDSIYITFSEVRDWGFNGKLF